The genomic region AAGAGGGGTAACAATGGGCGAGACAAAAGCTGGTTTTCCAAGGGTCGGCATCGCCGTGGATTTCATGAAATCCATTTCTAGACAACTCAACTGATGGTTAGGCAAGTCCCTATGGCTATGAGGTGCTTGCTGCTCCTGGCTGTGTCCCTTGTGGCCGGACCATGGAAACAGCCCGGGGATGCCCGGCCACTGGTGCCTGCGGTCATGCTGTTCGGTGACTCGTTGCTTGACATAGGCAACAACGACTACATCCTGACTATTGCCAAGGCAAATTTTCCTCCATACGGTAGGGACTTTGAAGACCATATCGCCACAGGGAGATTTTCCAACGGCAAGGTGCTCAGCGATTTCATAGGTTGGTCGCAGTCTTACTCGATTGATCTTGTTAGATAAACGCATCCCTCAAGTGTTCAATTCTTGATCTTGTGTTACAAATTTTATGATTGGTTTCAGGTGAATCGCTGGGGTTTACTAGCTCCCCCGTTGCATATCTCAGCCCAGAGGCGTCGGGGGAGAATCTTGTTAGTGGAGCTAACTTTGCATCTGCCCAATCCGGCTATTACGACCAAACGGCacatatgtatgtaagtatatatatTATGGTTTGTTAATTCTCATCTAACAAAGTCTCATGTGTAACTCATGGCATTTGATTTTATACGCGGAAATTCATGAGGATTTTTTCCCTTTTTTGATATTTAGATGAGATTTAGTTAATTCTCATCTAAAATGACAGCTAGCCAAACCTTACTTTGACATGCATTAGTATTAGATCTGCTCTTGACTTTCCCCTTAAAAATATTGATTCTCCATAGTTATCAACTCATCAGTCACACGAGGATGGATCACCTTTCTAAGTCAATATATCTGATTTTCAAATGGCATAGGAGTTACATGAGACTTTGTTACATGAGTAATATTTTTCTCCACTTTCATTGAGCGTAAACGATGTCTAACTTCGACAAATTGTGTGATGCAGAACGTGATCCCATTGTCCCAACAATTAGAGCATTTCAAAGAGTACCGACATAAGCTGGTAGTGCTAGTTGGGAGCAGCCAGGCTGAGTCTATCATCTCAGACTCACTCTATATCATCAGTGCTGGTTCAAACGATTATCTCTTCAACTACTACATCAACCCTTTCATTCACAAGTCCCCGGACCAGTTCTCTGACCTCCTTATC from Triticum aestivum cultivar Chinese Spring chromosome 4A, IWGSC CS RefSeq v2.1, whole genome shotgun sequence harbors:
- the LOC123083052 gene encoding GDSL esterase/lipase APG → MVRQVPMAMRCLLLLAVSLVAGPWKQPGDARPLVPAVMLFGDSLLDIGNNDYILTIAKANFPPYGRDFEDHIATGRFSNGKVLSDFIGESLGFTSSPVAYLSPEASGENLVSGANFASAQSGYYDQTAHMYNVIPLSQQLEHFKEYRHKLVVLVGSSQAESIISDSLYIISAGSNDYLFNYYINPFIHKSPDQFSDLLIGIFNSTVAELYGMGARRIGVFSLPSFGCAPLTITVFGHGGNDTCVTSLNNDARKFNRKLSASIDLLSKRYHDLKIAALDLYTPVYSLVTSPGSQGFTETRRGCCGTGTVEATVFLCNPISIGTCRNATMYVFWDSVHPTEAANKVIADSLVEGIDLLVM